The Lacipirellula parvula genome window below encodes:
- a CDS encoding triphosphoribosyl-dephospho-CoA synthase, translated as MSAAARPPAAPPLTLGGCATLACTWEATAAKPGNVYRGADFEDLTYADFLTSAAVIGPVIDRTAEQGVGATIFAAVAATRAAVATNTNLGMLLLIAPLAAVPCGVPLRESIEQVLAGLNYDDTCAVYRAIPLAQPGGMGEVAEADVHEPPPAGLTLRAAMQMAADRDLIARQYANGFVEVFRTADRIANHAAAGQPLGEAIVLAFMELLAEEPDSLIARKLGPEAAREVSQHAATILDSRRHGEDSFQAMRAEYDFWLRADGHRRNPGTTADVIAAALFVLLRENRLAWPVKFYAPPISPE; from the coding sequence ATGAGCGCTGCCGCTCGACCACCCGCCGCGCCGCCCCTCACCCTCGGCGGTTGCGCGACGCTCGCCTGCACCTGGGAAGCGACCGCCGCCAAGCCGGGGAATGTCTACCGCGGAGCCGACTTCGAGGATCTCACCTACGCCGACTTCCTCACCAGCGCCGCGGTGATCGGCCCGGTGATTGATCGCACGGCAGAACAGGGGGTCGGCGCCACGATCTTCGCCGCCGTCGCCGCCACCCGCGCCGCCGTCGCCACGAACACCAACCTCGGCATGCTGTTGCTCATCGCCCCGCTGGCCGCAGTCCCCTGCGGCGTGCCGCTTCGCGAGAGCATTGAGCAGGTACTCGCAGGCCTGAACTATGACGACACGTGCGCCGTCTACCGCGCGATCCCCCTCGCCCAACCCGGCGGCATGGGCGAAGTCGCCGAGGCCGACGTGCACGAACCGCCCCCCGCCGGCCTGACGCTCCGCGCCGCGATGCAAATGGCCGCCGATCGCGATCTCATCGCTCGGCAGTATGCGAACGGCTTCGTCGAAGTCTTCCGCACGGCCGATCGCATCGCAAACCACGCCGCCGCGGGCCAACCGCTCGGCGAGGCGATCGTACTGGCCTTCATGGAACTGCTGGCCGAAGAGCCCGATTCGCTGATCGCCCGCAAGCTCGGCCCCGAGGCCGCTCGCGAAGTGTCGCAACACGCCGCGACGATCCTCGACTCCCGCCGTCACGGCGAGGACTCGTTCCAAGCGATGCGGGCCGAGTACGATTTCTGGCTCCGCGCCGACGGCCACCGCCGCAACCCTGGCACAACGGCCGACGTCATCGCCGCCGCCCTCTTCGTGCTCCTCCGCGAAAACAGACTTGCCTGGCCGGTAAAATTCTACGCCCCCCCAATTAGCCCCGAGTAA
- a CDS encoding dockerin type I domain-containing protein, translating into MRRIFLCGVTLVGLLLAARSASAQTVLFDFETDEQGWGSYGAITTDKGPIDGSSGFGRYHSGDFSVPDAGNFGIVDASPGALNLSTYSGLSVDARFVDVPGFDPFVGVRELDIIVATGEDETEEEFFAPKHTMTDVYQTFSVPFSQFISTLDQGTPTLADLANIRIKLVVYNSNGTGLARLDYDQITGLAPVVEDADFNNDNIVNGADFLIWQRNFGSGATLAQGDANGSGSVNAADLAIWKAKFGTVGSVAAVAAVAAVPEPAAGLLAAIGLTALVRRRRASR; encoded by the coding sequence ATGAGAAGAATCTTCCTCTGCGGCGTCACGCTGGTTGGCTTGCTGCTCGCCGCCCGGTCTGCCAGCGCGCAAACCGTGCTGTTCGACTTCGAAACCGACGAGCAAGGCTGGGGATCCTACGGAGCCATCACCACCGACAAAGGACCGATCGACGGCAGCTCCGGCTTCGGACGCTATCACTCGGGCGACTTCAGCGTCCCCGATGCGGGTAACTTCGGCATCGTCGACGCTTCGCCGGGCGCCCTCAACCTATCCACTTACAGCGGCCTCTCGGTCGACGCGCGATTCGTCGACGTCCCCGGCTTCGATCCCTTCGTAGGCGTTCGAGAGCTCGACATCATCGTCGCCACCGGCGAGGACGAGACCGAGGAAGAATTCTTCGCGCCGAAGCATACGATGACCGACGTCTACCAAACGTTTTCCGTCCCCTTCAGCCAATTTATCAGCACGCTCGATCAGGGAACGCCGACGCTCGCCGACTTGGCCAACATTCGCATCAAGCTCGTCGTCTACAACTCGAACGGCACGGGATTGGCGCGGTTAGACTACGATCAAATCACCGGCCTGGCGCCGGTGGTCGAAGACGCCGACTTTAATAACGACAACATCGTCAACGGAGCCGACTTCCTCATTTGGCAGCGCAACTTCGGCAGCGGCGCGACGCTGGCTCAGGGCGACGCCAACGGCAGCGGCTCCGTCAACGCCGCCGACCTGGCGATTTGGAAGGCAAAATTCGGAACAGTGGGAAGCGTCGCCGCCGTCGCCGCCGTCGCCGCGGTTCCGGAACCCGCCGCAGGACTCC
- a CDS encoding alpha/beta fold hydrolase, protein MSLQPTTIDPPAASAAPWRALYPFESRWFLTDGRRLHYLDEGPRDAERTLLFVHGNPTWSFHWRRLIQSLRGEYRCIAPDHMGCGLSDLQPRPLQLADHIANLRKLVESLDLQRVTLVAQDWGGAIGLGTLLAERERFERIVLFNTGAFRPWFIPWRIRACRGKVLGRLMLQGANAFSRAALTMTLARKKELEPDVRAGYLAPYNSWRRRAAVYQFVRDIPSNDRHPTWQTLEGIERKLPQMADLPTLLVWGEQDWCFNTQCLTRFVEEWPDADVVRLPDVGHWVVEDAPEEAERAVRSFLHRTDA, encoded by the coding sequence TTGAGCCTGCAACCGACCACCATCGACCCGCCCGCCGCCTCCGCCGCGCCGTGGCGAGCCCTCTACCCCTTCGAATCGCGCTGGTTCCTCACCGATGGCCGGCGGCTCCACTACCTCGATGAAGGCCCCCGCGACGCCGAGCGGACCCTGCTGTTCGTCCACGGCAACCCCACCTGGTCGTTCCACTGGCGGCGGCTCATCCAGTCGCTTCGCGGCGAGTACCGCTGCATCGCCCCCGATCACATGGGCTGCGGGCTGAGCGACCTGCAGCCTCGTCCGCTGCAACTCGCCGACCACATCGCCAACCTCCGCAAGCTCGTCGAATCGCTCGACCTGCAACGCGTGACCCTCGTCGCCCAAGACTGGGGGGGCGCCATCGGCCTCGGCACGCTGCTCGCCGAACGCGAACGCTTCGAGCGGATCGTCCTGTTCAACACCGGCGCCTTCCGCCCCTGGTTCATCCCGTGGCGAATCCGCGCCTGCCGCGGCAAGGTCCTCGGCCGATTGATGCTGCAAGGCGCCAACGCCTTCTCGCGGGCCGCGCTCACGATGACGCTGGCCCGCAAGAAAGAGCTCGAACCAGACGTCCGCGCCGGCTATCTCGCCCCGTACAACTCGTGGCGTCGTCGCGCGGCCGTTTACCAGTTCGTCCGCGACATTCCCTCGAACGACCGCCACCCGACGTGGCAGACGCTCGAAGGCATCGAACGCAAGCTCCCGCAAATGGCCGACCTGCCGACGCTGCTCGTTTGGGGCGAGCAAGACTGGTGCTTCAACACGCAGTGCCTCACGCGGTTCGTCGAAGAATGGCCCGACGCCGACGTCGTTCGCCTTCCCGACGTCGGCCACTGGGTCGTGGAAGACGCCCCCGAAGAAGCGGAACGGGCGGTGCGCAGCTTCCTCCACCGGACCGACGCATGA
- a CDS encoding alkaline phosphatase family protein, with protein MSNRLAKRVLLIGWDAADWKVIRPLLAEGKLPTLARLIDGGVSGNLATIQPMLSPMLWNSIATGKRADKHGICSFVEPLPDLSGIRPVASTSRTCKAIWNILTQAGLTSNVVSWFASHPAEPIRGSIVSDRYAAQSAAWQDGAQLPAGTVHPASLAERLAPFIVSPRDLDAAALLPFVPRAAEIDQEHDDRLAKLAGIVARTSTVHAAACQLAHQDDWDFMAVYYSAIDEFGHHFMPYHPPHVGGVSERDAAIYGDAVASCYRFHDMMLESLLAYAGPETTVVLVSDHGFHHSERRPGADAWQHPETWHREFGVACIHGPGIRRGGALHGATLLDVTPTVLALLGLPIGNDMDGRPWLEICTEPPTVDYVESWEPDASDAGMHREEFRDDPVASALVMRQLIDLGYLSAANEDGRAECEQAIKDARINRAVAVASSRRVANALPLWQELAAAHPDEPGFQFQVASCRLRLSQWDACHEAIEKLPPGLRHSPHGQLLEASLAIGEERLGDAQAIARTLAAASLPDAGLYNQLGQLFLSTSAWNEAEAAFRRALELLPESSVALDGLAQLSLRRNDFPAAVEQALSAVELTHFFPAAHFHLGEGLSGAGRDAEAIAAYETALGMGFEPQTMHDRLAALYRLRNPARAAQHRARSQASSNPQPPEFVVGRR; from the coding sequence ATGAGCAACCGACTAGCCAAGCGCGTCCTGCTAATCGGCTGGGACGCCGCCGATTGGAAAGTGATTCGCCCGCTGCTCGCGGAAGGCAAGTTGCCGACGCTCGCTCGCCTGATCGACGGCGGCGTCAGCGGCAATCTGGCGACCATCCAACCGATGCTCTCGCCGATGCTCTGGAATTCCATCGCCACCGGCAAACGCGCCGACAAGCATGGCATCTGCAGTTTCGTCGAACCGCTGCCCGATCTCTCCGGCATTCGCCCCGTCGCCAGCACGAGCCGTACCTGCAAGGCGATCTGGAACATCCTCACGCAAGCGGGGCTCACCTCCAACGTCGTCTCCTGGTTCGCCAGCCACCCAGCCGAACCGATCCGCGGCTCGATCGTCAGCGATCGCTACGCCGCACAATCGGCCGCTTGGCAAGACGGCGCGCAACTTCCCGCCGGCACGGTTCACCCCGCTTCCCTCGCCGAGCGGTTGGCGCCATTCATCGTGTCGCCGCGCGATCTAGACGCTGCGGCGCTGCTCCCCTTCGTCCCCCGCGCCGCCGAGATCGACCAAGAACACGATGATCGCTTGGCAAAGCTCGCCGGCATCGTTGCCCGGACCTCGACCGTTCACGCCGCAGCTTGCCAACTCGCCCACCAAGACGACTGGGACTTCATGGCGGTTTACTACTCCGCCATCGACGAGTTCGGCCACCACTTCATGCCGTACCATCCGCCGCATGTGGGGGGCGTCAGCGAGCGCGACGCAGCCATCTACGGCGACGCCGTCGCCAGTTGCTACCGCTTCCACGACATGATGCTCGAATCGCTGCTCGCTTACGCGGGCCCCGAGACGACCGTCGTCCTCGTTAGCGATCACGGCTTCCACCATTCCGAACGGCGGCCCGGCGCCGACGCCTGGCAGCATCCGGAAACCTGGCACCGCGAGTTCGGCGTCGCCTGCATCCACGGCCCTGGCATTCGCCGCGGCGGCGCCCTCCACGGCGCCACGCTGCTCGACGTCACGCCCACGGTCCTCGCGCTGCTCGGCCTCCCCATCGGCAACGATATGGACGGCCGCCCGTGGCTCGAAATCTGCACGGAGCCGCCAACCGTCGACTACGTCGAATCGTGGGAACCCGACGCCAGCGACGCCGGGATGCATCGTGAAGAGTTCCGCGACGATCCTGTCGCCTCGGCGCTGGTGATGCGGCAACTCATCGACCTCGGCTACCTCTCCGCGGCAAACGAGGATGGCCGCGCGGAGTGCGAGCAAGCCATCAAAGACGCACGCATCAATCGCGCCGTCGCCGTCGCTTCCAGCCGCCGCGTCGCCAATGCGCTCCCACTCTGGCAAGAACTCGCCGCAGCCCACCCCGACGAACCGGGCTTTCAGTTTCAGGTCGCCTCCTGCCGCCTCCGCTTGAGCCAATGGGACGCCTGCCACGAGGCGATCGAGAAGCTTCCGCCGGGGCTCCGTCACTCGCCGCACGGACAGCTGCTGGAAGCCTCGCTCGCCATCGGCGAAGAGCGCCTCGGCGACGCACAGGCGATCGCCCGCACGCTCGCCGCCGCATCGCTCCCCGACGCCGGCCTCTACAATCAACTGGGCCAACTCTTCCTGTCGACTAGCGCCTGGAACGAAGCCGAAGCAGCCTTCCGCCGCGCCCTCGAACTGCTCCCCGAAAGTTCAGTGGCGCTCGACGGCCTGGCGCAACTCTCGCTCCGCCGCAACGACTTCCCCGCCGCCGTCGAGCAGGCCCTCAGCGCCGTGGAGCTGACCCATTTCTTTCCCGCCGCTCATTTTCACCTCGGCGAAGGGCTAAGCGGCGCCGGCCGCGACGCCGAGGCGATTGCCGCGTACGAAACCGCGTTGGGCATGGGATTTGAACCGCAAACCATGCACGACCGTCTCGCCGCGCTGTACCGCTTGCGAAACCCCGCCCGAGCGGCGCAGCACCGAGCCCGCTCCCAAGCGTCGTCGAACCCGCAACCTCCCGAATTCGTCGTCGGCCGGCGCTGA
- the fliG gene encoding flagellar motor switch protein FliG, translating to MGDIRKAAVLLTTLPEEEAADILQRLDSKQVEMVSIEIAKLKSVSAEEQEQIIVQFAESNPAATAEGGGLDRAKNLVQKAFGKNAGGTLDTIRQAIEEVPFAFLRTIDSQNILTYVIDEHPQTIALVLSHLPAAAGAAILAGLPPERQISVVQRIAQMGQTSPDIIKEVEHGLERRMSSVMSQSFENAGGVGAVAEMLNVADRATERQLMEQLSLEDAELVEEIRRLMFVFEDMAKFNDKDLQIVMKNVETSQWATALKGCSTELRDKVFKNMSTRAADMLKEEIGYLGPVKLSAVEAKQQEIVDIVRRLEDSGELELNPGGEQEALVQ from the coding sequence ATGGGTGACATCCGCAAAGCCGCCGTCCTCCTCACTACCCTTCCCGAGGAAGAGGCGGCCGACATCCTCCAGCGGCTCGACTCCAAGCAAGTCGAGATGGTGTCGATCGAAATTGCCAAGCTCAAGTCGGTCTCAGCCGAAGAGCAAGAACAAATCATCGTCCAGTTCGCCGAGTCGAATCCCGCGGCCACCGCCGAAGGGGGCGGTCTCGATCGCGCGAAAAACCTCGTGCAAAAAGCCTTCGGCAAAAACGCCGGCGGCACGCTCGACACGATCCGCCAAGCGATCGAAGAGGTCCCCTTCGCGTTCCTCCGCACGATCGACAGCCAGAACATCCTCACCTACGTCATCGACGAACACCCGCAGACGATCGCGCTCGTCCTCTCGCACCTGCCGGCCGCGGCGGGCGCCGCGATCCTTGCCGGCCTGCCGCCCGAACGCCAAATCTCGGTCGTCCAGCGGATCGCCCAAATGGGCCAGACGAGCCCCGACATCATCAAGGAAGTCGAGCATGGCCTCGAACGCCGCATGTCGAGCGTCATGAGCCAGAGCTTTGAAAACGCCGGCGGCGTCGGCGCCGTGGCCGAGATGCTCAACGTCGCCGACCGCGCCACCGAGCGGCAGCTGATGGAGCAACTCTCGCTCGAAGACGCCGAGCTGGTCGAAGAAATTCGCCGCCTGATGTTCGTCTTCGAAGACATGGCGAAGTTCAACGACAAGGACCTGCAGATCGTCATGAAGAACGTCGAGACCTCGCAGTGGGCCACGGCGCTCAAAGGCTGCAGCACCGAGCTGCGGGACAAGGTCTTCAAAAACATGTCGACCCGCGCCGCCGACATGCTCAAGGAAGAAATCGGCTACCTCGGCCCGGTCAAACTCTCGGCGGTCGAAGCGAAGCAGCAGGAAATCGTCGACATCGTCCGTCGCCTCGAAGACTCCGGCGAGCTGGAACTCAACCCCGGCGGCGAGCAAGAAGCGCTCGTACAATAG
- the hemW gene encoding radical SAM family heme chaperone HemW has product MAPRSAYIHVPFCKYRCGYCDFAIVANRDDLVGAYLDAIAAELSWLGEPRKVDTLYFGGGTPSHLEAGPLRRLGETVRRWHPLAAGGEWTVEANPESLTADRVDVLAELGVTRLSLGAQSLDDAKLRSLERNHDRGDVLRSMEYARAAGMQVSVDLMFAAPGETLELWRRDLAAVIELAPDHISTYGLTWEPGAAFTVKRDKGLLRPLDEELERTMYGEAIDRLAAAGFEHYEVSNFARPGRRSRHNEVYWAGSEYFAAGPGAARYVDGVRSTNHRSTTTYLKRVAAGESPVFEQEELNAEERAHELLVLGLRRLEGIDRASFAAKAGYEVDAIAGEAIRKFVELGLLSDDGSRVKLTREGLFVSDGLWPELL; this is encoded by the coding sequence ATGGCGCCACGTTCGGCTTACATTCACGTTCCCTTCTGCAAGTACCGTTGCGGGTACTGCGATTTCGCCATCGTGGCGAACCGGGACGATCTGGTGGGCGCATATCTCGACGCCATCGCTGCCGAGCTGAGTTGGCTCGGCGAGCCGCGGAAGGTGGACACGCTGTACTTTGGCGGCGGGACGCCGAGCCATTTGGAGGCGGGGCCGCTGCGGCGGCTGGGCGAGACGGTGCGGCGGTGGCATCCGCTGGCGGCCGGGGGCGAGTGGACCGTCGAGGCGAATCCGGAAAGCCTGACGGCTGATCGAGTCGACGTGCTCGCGGAACTTGGTGTGACGCGGTTGAGTCTCGGGGCCCAGTCGCTCGACGATGCGAAGCTGCGGTCGCTCGAGCGGAATCACGATCGGGGCGATGTGCTGCGGTCGATGGAGTACGCCCGCGCGGCGGGGATGCAGGTGTCGGTCGACCTCATGTTCGCGGCGCCGGGGGAGACGCTGGAGCTATGGCGGCGCGATTTGGCGGCGGTGATTGAGCTTGCGCCCGATCACATTTCAACCTACGGCCTCACCTGGGAGCCGGGGGCGGCGTTCACCGTGAAGCGGGATAAAGGGCTGCTCCGACCGCTCGATGAAGAGCTCGAACGGACGATGTATGGCGAGGCAATCGATCGGCTCGCGGCGGCGGGGTTCGAGCATTACGAAGTTTCGAACTTTGCGCGGCCGGGCAGGCGAAGCCGGCACAACGAGGTGTATTGGGCCGGGAGCGAGTACTTTGCCGCGGGGCCGGGGGCGGCGCGATACGTCGACGGGGTGCGGTCGACGAACCATCGGAGCACGACGACCTATCTCAAACGCGTCGCAGCGGGCGAGTCGCCCGTCTTCGAGCAGGAAGAGTTGAATGCCGAAGAGCGGGCCCACGAGCTGCTGGTGCTGGGGCTGCGGCGGTTGGAGGGAATCGACCGGGCGAGCTTTGCGGCGAAGGCTGGCTACGAGGTCGACGCGATCGCGGGGGAGGCGATTCGCAAGTTCGTCGAGCTGGGGCTGCTCAGCGACGACGGCTCGCGGGTGAAACTAACCCGCGAGGGGCTCTTTGTGAGCGACGGCCTGTGGCCTGAGTTGCTTTAG
- a CDS encoding 6-pyruvoyl trahydropterin synthase family protein, which translates to MPETYRVRIHKERLVFSTAHFITYAGDICEPIHGHNYHVYCEVEGPLDGNQYVIDFIALRDALQKIVDGLDHRVVLPLRHPTIKVVEQPGGEAGEVVATHGKRRWIFPRQDCVLLEVENTTAELLAKHIASETLATLAPAVRDALVSMEVGVDECDGQWGVYRWRA; encoded by the coding sequence ATGCCCGAAACCTACCGCGTCCGCATCCACAAGGAACGGCTCGTCTTCAGCACGGCCCACTTCATCACCTACGCCGGCGACATTTGCGAGCCGATCCACGGCCACAACTACCACGTCTACTGTGAAGTCGAAGGCCCGCTCGACGGCAACCAGTACGTCATCGACTTCATCGCGCTCCGCGACGCCCTGCAAAAGATCGTCGACGGCCTCGACCACCGCGTTGTGCTGCCGCTGCGACACCCGACGATCAAGGTCGTCGAACAGCCGGGCGGCGAAGCGGGCGAAGTCGTCGCCACCCACGGCAAGCGTCGCTGGATTTTCCCCCGCCAAGATTGCGTGCTGCTCGAAGTCGAGAACACGACGGCGGAGCTGCTAGCCAAACACATCGCCAGTGAAACGCTCGCCACCCTCGCCCCCGCCGTCCGCGACGCGCTCGTCTCGATGGAAGTCGGCGTCGACGAATGCGACGGCCAATGGGGCGTGTACCGCTGGCGTGCCTAA
- the der gene encoding ribosome biogenesis GTPase Der: MAVPKVVIVGRPNVGKSSVFNWLAGIRLAIVEDQPGVTRDRVDYLTDHEGRYFELVDTGGIGIEDEDNLTKHIEDQIQTAIDSAAVILFVVDTRAGLMPLDEEVGRRLRDVEVPVLCIANKTDDEKMDVQTTDFYRLGRGKIVPVSTKQNRNRTVLLNMIVERLPPESADEGPAEEPEMKVAIVGRRNVGKSTFVNTLAQAERMIVSEVAGTTRDSVDVRFELDGKGFVAIDTPGIRRTKSQGASIDFYGAHRAHRSIRRADVVLLFLDATQKISKVDKQLCEYIGEEYKPVIFVVNKWDLLVNSMPTEKWVRYLNDSFRAQRYAPIAFITGQTGKNMKALLNHAQMLFKQARQRVTTGQLNRMLKEALQRTPPPLFQGRRPKIYYGTQVSAQPPTIVLFCNDPAAISKPYQRYLLSTVREYMHFEEVPIKLYLRRRQASDTRDDTGADEIGPIVDEGEDQAVHSE; encoded by the coding sequence ATGGCCGTCCCCAAAGTTGTCATCGTCGGCCGTCCCAATGTCGGCAAGAGTAGCGTCTTCAATTGGCTCGCCGGCATTCGGCTGGCCATCGTCGAAGATCAGCCTGGCGTTACGCGCGATCGCGTCGACTATCTCACCGACCACGAAGGGCGCTACTTCGAGCTGGTCGACACGGGCGGCATCGGCATCGAGGACGAAGACAACCTCACGAAGCATATCGAAGATCAGATCCAGACGGCGATCGATTCGGCGGCGGTGATTTTGTTCGTCGTCGACACGCGGGCCGGGTTGATGCCGCTCGATGAAGAGGTCGGCCGCCGGCTGCGCGACGTCGAAGTGCCGGTGCTCTGCATCGCGAACAAGACCGACGACGAGAAGATGGACGTGCAAACGACCGACTTCTATCGCCTCGGCCGCGGCAAGATCGTGCCGGTCAGTACCAAGCAGAACCGCAATCGGACGGTGCTGCTGAACATGATCGTCGAGCGGTTGCCGCCCGAGAGCGCCGACGAGGGGCCGGCGGAAGAGCCGGAGATGAAGGTGGCGATCGTCGGCCGGCGGAACGTCGGCAAGAGCACGTTCGTCAACACGCTGGCCCAGGCCGAGCGGATGATTGTCAGCGAGGTCGCCGGCACAACCCGCGACAGCGTCGACGTGCGGTTTGAACTCGACGGCAAAGGGTTCGTCGCGATCGACACGCCTGGTATTCGCCGTACGAAGAGCCAAGGGGCGTCGATTGACTTCTACGGCGCCCACCGGGCCCACCGCAGCATTCGGCGGGCCGACGTGGTGCTGCTGTTCCTCGATGCGACGCAGAAGATCAGCAAGGTCGACAAGCAGCTTTGCGAATACATCGGCGAGGAATACAAGCCGGTGATCTTCGTTGTGAACAAGTGGGATTTGCTGGTCAATTCGATGCCGACCGAGAAGTGGGTGCGGTACTTGAATGACAGCTTCCGGGCCCAGCGGTACGCGCCGATCGCGTTCATCACCGGGCAGACCGGCAAGAACATGAAGGCGCTGCTGAACCACGCCCAAATGTTGTTTAAGCAAGCCCGGCAGCGCGTGACCACGGGCCAACTGAACCGGATGCTGAAGGAAGCGCTGCAGCGGACGCCGCCGCCGCTGTTCCAGGGGCGCCGGCCGAAGATTTACTACGGCACCCAGGTGAGCGCCCAGCCGCCGACCATCGTGCTGTTCTGCAACGATCCGGCGGCCATCTCGAAGCCGTATCAGCGGTATCTGCTCTCCACGGTGCGCGAGTATATGCACTTCGAGGAAGTGCCGATCAAGCTTTATCTACGCCGTCGCCAGGCGAGCGACACGCGGGACGATACGGGCGCCGACGAGATCGGGCCGATCGTGGATGAGGGCGAAGATCAAGCGGTGCACTCGGAGTAG
- a CDS encoding uracil-DNA glycosylase, translating to MADAPQPPANDDRLRHALRQTLESLAGAGVRQLPSGAAIAQEWREAARRQPPAAAAIEPPPATHVSAGLATPAPAAARSLDPPRPRPTAAPTPAASPASAGDVSQAKTLKILAEEVAACTLCYELATTRKQTVFGVGDPQARLIFLGEAPGADEDQQGEPFVGKAGQLLNKILEACRLRREDVYILNILKCRPPGNRNPLPEEAHNCRRFLNRQLQLINPEFICCLGSVAAQNLLGTTETIGKLRGRVHQFQGVKVVCTYHPAYLLRTPSAKKQTWEDMKLLMRELGTPVD from the coding sequence ATGGCCGACGCGCCTCAGCCACCCGCGAACGACGACCGGCTCCGCCACGCCCTGCGGCAGACGCTGGAAAGCCTCGCCGGCGCCGGCGTCCGACAACTCCCCAGCGGCGCCGCGATCGCCCAAGAGTGGCGTGAGGCCGCCCGTAGGCAACCACCCGCTGCCGCGGCCATCGAACCGCCGCCCGCGACACACGTCAGCGCTGGCCTCGCGACCCCAGCCCCGGCCGCCGCACGCTCTCTTGATCCCCCGAGGCCCCGCCCAACGGCCGCCCCCACGCCAGCGGCGTCCCCCGCTTCAGCGGGCGATGTCTCCCAAGCCAAAACGCTCAAGATCCTCGCCGAAGAAGTCGCCGCCTGCACGCTCTGCTACGAACTCGCCACCACCCGCAAGCAAACCGTCTTCGGCGTCGGCGATCCACAGGCCCGGCTCATCTTCCTCGGCGAAGCCCCCGGCGCCGACGAGGACCAGCAAGGCGAGCCGTTCGTCGGTAAGGCAGGGCAGCTGCTCAACAAAATCCTCGAAGCCTGCCGCCTCCGCCGCGAGGATGTTTACATCCTCAATATCCTCAAGTGCCGCCCCCCGGGGAATCGCAACCCGCTCCCCGAGGAAGCACACAACTGCCGCCGCTTCCTCAACCGGCAGCTGCAGCTGATCAACCCCGAGTTCATCTGCTGCCTCGGCTCCGTCGCCGCCCAAAACCTGCTCGGCACGACCGAAACGATCGGCAAGCTCCGCGGCCGAGTCCACCAGTTCCAAGGCGTGAAAGTCGTCTGCACCTACCACCCTGCCTACCTGCTGCGGACCCCCTCGGCAAAGAAGCAAACCTGGGAAGACATGAAGCTCCTCATGCGCGAACTCGGCACGCCGGTCGACTGA
- a CDS encoding PEP-CTERM sorting domain-containing protein (PEP-CTERM proteins occur, often in large numbers, in the proteomes of bacteria that also encode an exosortase, a predicted intramembrane cysteine proteinase. The presence of a PEP-CTERM domain at a protein's C-terminus predicts cleavage within the sorting domain, followed by covalent anchoring to some some component of the (usually Gram-negative) cell surface. Many PEP-CTERM proteins exhibit an unusual sequence composition that includes large numbers of potential glycosylation sites. Expression of one such protein has been shown restore the ability of a bacterium to form floc, a type of biofilm.), giving the protein MRTFVTPLASTNLVESPALSERVSVRLASYAAAAGLGAFGVAQDAAGAIVYTDVPDVTITQGQGPIYLNLDNVGQNEFAIAAFSNSVRVNPYNIGPQASRTLTSSTYYVNSFAPGAEIGPAAIAAGGARFAGRQVGADFYNFVGTDKYVGLKWDIGGGNFSFGWARIDVSAANNGTATLLSYAYESTPNASIIAGAVPEPSTLALLAAGGGAVALQRRRRTAC; this is encoded by the coding sequence ATGCGAACGTTTGTCACGCCGCTTGCTTCGACGAATCTCGTCGAAAGTCCCGCGCTCTCTGAGCGGGTCAGCGTTCGTCTCGCTTCCTATGCTGCAGCCGCGGGCCTCGGCGCCTTCGGCGTCGCGCAAGACGCCGCGGGAGCCATCGTCTACACCGACGTCCCCGACGTCACGATCACGCAAGGCCAAGGCCCGATCTATCTCAACCTCGACAACGTCGGGCAAAACGAATTCGCGATCGCGGCATTTTCGAACAGCGTCCGCGTCAATCCGTACAACATCGGCCCGCAGGCGAGCAGGACGCTCACCAGCTCGACCTACTACGTCAACTCGTTCGCCCCCGGAGCAGAGATCGGCCCGGCCGCGATCGCAGCCGGCGGAGCGCGCTTCGCTGGCCGCCAAGTCGGCGCCGACTTCTACAACTTTGTCGGAACCGACAAATACGTCGGCCTGAAATGGGACATCGGCGGCGGCAATTTTAGCTTCGGTTGGGCCCGGATCGACGTCTCCGCCGCCAACAACGGCACGGCGACGCTCCTGAGCTACGCCTACGAATCGACGCCGAACGCTTCGATCATCGCCGGCGCCGTTCCGGAGCCCTCGACGCTCGCCCTGCTCGCCGCCGGCGGCGGCGCCGTAGCGCTGCAGCGCCGCCGGCGCACGGCCTGCTAG